Proteins co-encoded in one bacterium genomic window:
- a CDS encoding NUDIX domain-containing protein produces MEQVDLTFKTGKGNLNIRVGAIIIDDGKLLMVKDTSPYFYSVGGRVRINETSEEAVVREVLEETGLELEIDRLGFIHENLFKEDLTEEQFHEITFFYYMKNRGDVKPKFTSFAEAGVEVSLHWIPLEEVSGTYLYPEFFKTMLDSKSDKIEHVITKQVAAHPFE; encoded by the coding sequence GTGGAACAGGTTGACTTGACCTTCAAAACAGGAAAAGGAAATCTCAATATTAGGGTTGGAGCAATTATAATTGATGACGGCAAGTTGCTCATGGTTAAGGATACTTCACCATACTTCTATTCTGTTGGTGGACGAGTCAGGATAAATGAAACATCGGAAGAGGCAGTAGTTAGAGAGGTTCTTGAAGAGACAGGTCTCGAACTGGAGATTGATAGGCTTGGGTTTATCCATGAGAATCTCTTCAAGGAAGATCTTACTGAAGAACAATTTCATGAGATTACCTTCTTCTACTACATGAAAAACAGAGGTGATGTGAAACCCAAATTCACATCATTTGCGGAAGCAGGAGTGGAAGTTAGTCTGCATTGGATTCCTCTGGAAGAAGTCTCAGGTACATACTTGTATCCGGAATTCTTCAAAACCATGCTGGATTCCAAATCCGACAAAATCGAGCATGTTATAACAAAACAAGTAGCAGCGCATCCATTTGAATAG
- the radC gene encoding DNA repair protein RadC produces MEELARAVETPLPEINTVLGAFTGADPEAARDAEVCAVKPRCQQCPVNSHCAYFRYTAKDQNGESRNLIATTRKEDRPREKFEREGGDALGEAELLAILLRTGSGRENAVDLAARLLREAGTLDRLAAMSIAEISRIHGLGRVKAITIKAALELARRLRETSGAEDGAIRSAADVFARLRPRFVGAKKEEFLALLLNTKNEITRIVPISKGTLNQSLVHPREAFTEAVRDTAHAVIFAHNHPSGDPTPSRDDFAVTNRLVKAGDIVGVRVLDHIVIGAETYYSFADEGKLRE; encoded by the coding sequence ATGGAGGAATTGGCACGCGCCGTCGAAACGCCCCTTCCTGAAATCAACACCGTGCTGGGTGCATTCACGGGGGCCGACCCCGAGGCCGCGCGCGATGCTGAAGTTTGCGCCGTGAAACCGCGCTGCCAGCAATGTCCCGTGAATTCGCACTGCGCGTATTTCCGATATACCGCCAAGGACCAGAATGGCGAATCCCGAAATTTGATCGCCACGACGCGCAAGGAAGATCGTCCGCGCGAGAAGTTTGAACGCGAAGGCGGCGATGCGCTCGGCGAGGCGGAATTGCTGGCGATCTTGCTGCGTACCGGCTCGGGTCGCGAGAACGCCGTCGACTTGGCGGCGCGACTTCTGCGCGAAGCGGGAACGCTCGATCGCCTTGCCGCCATGTCGATTGCAGAGATCTCGCGCATCCACGGGCTCGGCCGCGTGAAGGCCATTACGATTAAGGCCGCGCTGGAATTGGCTCGCCGTCTGCGCGAAACCTCCGGCGCAGAAGACGGCGCGATTCGCAGTGCCGCCGACGTGTTTGCGCGACTCCGTCCCCGCTTTGTCGGCGCGAAGAAGGAGGAGTTCCTGGCGCTCCTGCTGAACACCAAGAATGAAATCACGCGCATTGTCCCGATCTCGAAGGGGACATTGAATCAGAGCCTCGTACACCCACGCGAAGCCTTCACCGAAGCCGTCCGCGACACGGCCCACGCCGTCATATTCGCGCACAACCACCCGAGCGGCGATCCAACCCCCAGCCGCGACGACTTCGCCGTCACGAATCGCCTCGTCAAAGCCGGCGACATCGTCGGCGTCCGCGTTCTCGACCACATCGTGATCGGAGCAGAAACGTACTATTCGTTCGCAGACGAAGGAAAGTTGCGGGAGTAG
- a CDS encoding cytochrome c oxidase assembly protein — MSVHDRSEERVESYNWDEAEARAERMRSMSNGKMLLILAVLGIGMFGFAFANIPLFGLVCEKLGFSQNPNSAAVGMEEGTSDRDVQVLFMGNVMGTLPVTFRPDSRTMKVQLGEQSLNDYYFTNMADRTVYFRPVHSIRPTEAAVKFSLSKCFCFDDQKLEPRQRVSLPVVFKLSTELPEDVDTVTLNYTLFEIDEKDYNPGGGSKE; from the coding sequence ATGAGCGTTCATGACAGATCAGAAGAGCGCGTCGAATCCTACAACTGGGATGAGGCCGAAGCGCGCGCTGAACGCATGCGTTCGATGAGCAATGGCAAGATGTTGCTCATTCTGGCCGTACTGGGCATTGGAATGTTCGGATTCGCCTTCGCGAATATCCCGCTGTTCGGATTGGTTTGCGAGAAACTGGGATTCTCGCAGAACCCCAACTCGGCGGCCGTCGGAATGGAAGAAGGCACCTCGGACCGCGACGTTCAAGTGCTCTTCATGGGGAATGTGATGGGGACGTTGCCAGTGACTTTCCGCCCGGACAGCCGAACCATGAAGGTCCAACTGGGCGAGCAGAGTCTGAACGATTATTACTTCACCAACATGGCGGACCGCACGGTATACTTCCGCCCGGTTCACAGCATTCGACCTACCGAGGCCGCGGTGAAGTTCAGCCTGAGCAAGTGCTTCTGCTTCGACGATCAGAAGCTGGAACCGCGGCAGCGAGTTTCGCTGCCGGTAGTCTTCAAGCTTTCGACTGAACTGCCGGAGGACGTCGACACAGTGACGCTGAATTACACGCTCTTCGAGATCGACGAGAAGGACTACAACCCCGGCGGGGGGAGTAAAGAATGA
- a CDS encoding COX15/CtaA family protein, producing the protein MTNEAPLNSTKSQASPDGGASGVPSKAERRLTYALWGLLALLFLLVLAGGTVRLTGSGLSIPEWPIIYYGENKTDGSVLPPHSDAAWQTAYETYHHEVIHKHRPGEWISMGQFKREFWTEYTHRAIAAFFGFLFLGTLIWTFTNPTLRHRVGGLFIGAIVVLILQIILGGTVVRTHTPALMVAFHLSTAFVFVALILWAQLRLHLAPGEKKPAVAPRLTKLAWIVLALAFLQIFSGGIVAKTHAGKHYNTWPMMGEQLVPVHALWDTEFDQPIRNLTENIVLIQFFHRWFAFLVLIGVAVLVTKSLGQPLTRSGRWVTRALATVTVLQILIGIFTLLEAVPYRLGILHLGTGLVLFLLLVVMVFEIRHNHAILAFETEKAQETGKAGVNIEQPA; encoded by the coding sequence GTGACAAACGAAGCACCCCTCAACAGCACCAAATCTCAGGCCTCTCCCGATGGAGGGGCCTCAGGCGTTCCCTCGAAAGCGGAGCGGCGCCTGACCTATGCTTTGTGGGGGCTTCTTGCCTTGCTCTTCCTGTTGGTCCTGGCCGGCGGCACCGTTCGCCTGACCGGCTCCGGACTGTCCATCCCCGAATGGCCGATTATCTACTACGGTGAGAACAAGACGGACGGCAGCGTCTTACCGCCGCATAGCGACGCTGCCTGGCAGACCGCCTACGAGACGTACCATCACGAGGTCATTCACAAGCACCGCCCCGGGGAATGGATCTCCATGGGGCAGTTCAAGCGTGAGTTCTGGACCGAGTACACGCATCGCGCCATCGCCGCGTTCTTTGGATTCCTGTTCCTGGGCACGTTGATCTGGACGTTTACCAATCCAACGCTGCGCCATCGAGTGGGTGGTTTGTTCATCGGGGCGATTGTCGTGCTGATCCTCCAGATCATTCTCGGCGGGACCGTCGTGAGGACGCACACGCCGGCGCTAATGGTGGCGTTCCACCTCAGCACGGCATTTGTCTTTGTGGCCTTGATCCTTTGGGCACAGCTTCGTCTGCACTTGGCGCCGGGGGAGAAGAAACCCGCCGTGGCGCCACGACTGACCAAACTGGCGTGGATCGTCCTTGCACTTGCCTTCCTGCAGATATTCTCCGGCGGCATCGTTGCGAAGACTCATGCCGGAAAGCACTACAACACGTGGCCTATGATGGGTGAGCAGCTTGTGCCGGTGCACGCACTGTGGGACACGGAATTCGATCAACCCATCCGAAATCTCACCGAGAACATCGTCCTCATTCAGTTTTTCCACCGCTGGTTCGCATTCCTGGTGCTTATCGGTGTGGCTGTGCTCGTAACGAAGTCGCTTGGCCAGCCGCTGACTAGAAGCGGCCGATGGGTCACCAGGGCTCTCGCGACGGTCACCGTACTGCAGATCTTGATCGGAATCTTCACTTTGTTGGAGGCCGTTCCCTATAGGCTCGGCATCCTTCATTTAGGGACCGGACTGGTACTCTTCCTGCTCCTTGTAGTCATGGTCTTCGAAATTCGGCACAACCACGCCATTCTGGCGTTTGAAACGGAGAAGGCTCAGGAGACCGGGAAGGCAGGAGTAAACATTGAGCAGCCTGCGTGA
- a CDS encoding RtcB family protein translates to MAVKGKDIKRLGWEPGPAFSAALKAAGAAKQEGFPKSRILTALQSVRSDPQSWQGDPIYGELADIFLQMAEEAEESAALAGGHQLVDPVPCAYWGRSGLDDQTLQQMNRACRLPVAVAGAQMPDGHVGYGLPIGGVLATRGAVIPYAVGVDIACRMKLSVVDVSSDRIGGWREKLKRALSAETRFGIGAAFRRDDRRNHAVMDEDDWKNVPPFIRAMKDKAWEQLGTSGSGNHFVEWGELSLDHSDLGLEAGRYLALLSHSGSRGFGAEIARNYTRIAMEKCPLPKEAKHLAWLALRSPAGEEYWKCMELAGKYASANHDLIHRFVLQAAGLKPIVQIENHHNFAWLEEHRGESLVVHRKGATPAGAGVLGVIPGSMADAGYVVRGRGNAKSLNSAAHGAGRRMSRKAAKNSISGADMRRYLADRGVELMAAGIDESPQAYKSIDEVMAAQKDLVEIVAKFQPRIVLMAKGGKAED, encoded by the coding sequence ATGGCAGTAAAGGGCAAAGATATCAAACGACTGGGTTGGGAGCCCGGACCGGCGTTCAGTGCGGCGCTGAAGGCGGCGGGGGCGGCGAAGCAGGAGGGCTTTCCGAAGAGCCGCATCCTGACGGCGCTGCAGTCCGTGCGCAGCGATCCGCAATCGTGGCAGGGCGATCCGATCTACGGCGAGTTGGCGGACATCTTTCTGCAAATGGCGGAAGAGGCGGAGGAATCGGCGGCGCTCGCGGGCGGGCATCAACTTGTCGATCCGGTGCCGTGTGCTTATTGGGGACGCAGTGGGCTGGACGACCAGACGTTGCAGCAGATGAACCGGGCGTGCCGTTTGCCCGTCGCTGTGGCCGGCGCGCAGATGCCGGACGGGCATGTGGGCTATGGTCTGCCGATCGGCGGAGTCCTTGCGACGCGTGGCGCTGTAATTCCATACGCCGTCGGGGTGGACATTGCGTGCCGCATGAAGCTATCGGTCGTGGATGTTTCGTCCGATCGCATCGGTGGCTGGCGCGAAAAGCTGAAGCGGGCACTCTCTGCGGAAACGCGTTTCGGAATCGGCGCTGCGTTCCGTCGGGATGACCGGCGCAACCATGCGGTGATGGATGAAGATGATTGGAAGAACGTTCCGCCATTCATTCGCGCGATGAAGGACAAGGCGTGGGAGCAACTCGGCACATCCGGCTCGGGCAATCACTTCGTCGAGTGGGGCGAATTGAGCCTCGACCATTCCGATCTGGGTCTTGAGGCCGGGCGTTACCTGGCGCTGCTGTCGCACTCCGGTTCGCGCGGGTTCGGAGCAGAGATCGCACGCAACTACACGCGGATCGCGATGGAGAAGTGCCCGCTGCCAAAGGAAGCGAAGCACCTGGCGTGGCTGGCGCTGCGTTCGCCTGCGGGCGAAGAGTACTGGAAGTGCATGGAGTTGGCCGGCAAGTACGCGTCGGCAAATCACGACCTGATCCATCGGTTCGTGCTGCAGGCCGCGGGGCTGAAGCCTATCGTGCAGATCGAAAACCACCACAACTTCGCGTGGCTTGAGGAACATCGCGGCGAATCGCTGGTCGTGCATCGAAAGGGCGCGACGCCGGCGGGCGCGGGTGTGCTGGGCGTGATTCCGGGATCGATGGCGGATGCGGGCTATGTAGTGCGGGGTCGCGGAAACGCGAAGAGCCTGAATTCGGCCGCGCATGGTGCTGGGCGTCGGATGAGTCGGAAGGCCGCGAAGAACAGCATCAGCGGCGCGGACATGCGGCGATACCTCGCCGATCGGGGAGTGGAGCTGATGGCTGCAGGGATCGACGAATCGCCACAGGCCTACAAGTCGATCGACGAAGTCATGGCTGCACAGAAGGATCTCGTGGAGATCGTGGCGAAGTTCCAGCCGAGGATCGTCCTGATGGCAAAGGGCGGCAAGGCGGAGGATTAG
- a CDS encoding cytochrome c oxidase subunit 3 has protein sequence MMTIDTAHAPVIGDVPKNEKLTPSELHHVEAHHDVPPEAHSPAPSYWPIFLALAMGLLPGSAVLFLWGGPGTQMIAWAMLIGGLALAGVPLMGWCHAVIRDKWHGHFIQEAQFADLATGTLLFFISELAIFGSIFAYYFTYRLQVAKEWPLPGTPDIKHHLALPAIATLILMTSSITAEFAHKSLIRGRRGLSKSWFLLTLGLGVVFLGMQGYEWGWMINFDGFTVSTNTFGTIFYILTGFHAMHVMVGIVMLLLVYARLEMGHYSKKRHFSINAASWYWHLVDVVWVFLFFTVYLI, from the coding sequence ATGATGACGATTGATACCGCACATGCCCCGGTTATCGGCGATGTTCCGAAGAATGAGAAGCTGACCCCGAGCGAACTGCATCACGTCGAGGCTCACCACGACGTGCCACCGGAAGCGCACTCGCCGGCTCCCAGCTACTGGCCGATCTTCCTGGCTCTTGCGATGGGACTCCTGCCGGGCAGTGCCGTCCTTTTCCTGTGGGGCGGTCCGGGAACGCAGATGATCGCCTGGGCGATGTTGATCGGCGGTCTGGCGTTGGCGGGCGTCCCGCTGATGGGATGGTGCCACGCCGTGATTCGCGACAAGTGGCACGGTCACTTCATCCAGGAGGCGCAGTTCGCCGATCTGGCAACGGGTACGCTGCTCTTCTTCATTTCGGAGCTCGCGATCTTCGGGTCCATCTTCGCCTACTATTTCACCTATCGCCTCCAGGTCGCCAAGGAATGGCCGCTCCCTGGGACGCCTGACATCAAGCACCACCTTGCGTTGCCCGCGATCGCGACTTTGATCCTGATGACCAGTTCCATCACGGCAGAGTTCGCGCACAAGTCCCTCATCCGCGGACGCCGCGGCCTCTCGAAGAGTTGGTTCCTCCTCACCCTCGGCCTGGGCGTTGTCTTCCTTGGCATGCAAGGCTACGAGTGGGGCTGGATGATCAACTTCGACGGCTTCACCGTCTCGACGAACACCTTTGGCACGATCTTCTACATCCTGACCGGCTTCCACGCGATGCACGTTATGGTCGGCATCGTGATGCTGTTGCTCGTCTATGCGCGGCTGGAGATGGGACACTACTCGAAGAAACGCCACTTCTCCATCAACGCGGCGTCGTGGTACTGGCACCTCGTCGACGTCGTGTGGGTGTTCCTGTTCTTCACTGTTTATTTGATCTGA
- a CDS encoding heme o synthase — MSSLRDYLKLTKPTIVLLVLITGATGLVMEGSLVSQPIPFLIVMVALFATAGCANALNQYFEREIDAQMPRTAKKRPLPSGRLKPGQALAFAVGIGILGVALFAIFFNWLSAALALATILFYGLFYTLYLKPRTHLNIVIGGAAGAMGPVIAWAAATDGLHLTPWLLFLVIFFWTPPHFWALAYCLKEEYTKVQYPMLPNVKGDTETLRQIFIYTVLMIGITLLLWFSGVGLLYIGAAIVLGGFFLWKAVRVMRRRERREAWGLFGYSIVYLLLLFVVMMVDAAWTVRPWMNQ, encoded by the coding sequence TTGAGCAGCCTGCGTGATTATCTGAAGCTGACCAAGCCCACGATTGTGCTCTTGGTTCTGATCACCGGCGCGACGGGTCTGGTGATGGAGGGTTCCCTCGTCTCTCAGCCCATCCCGTTCCTGATCGTCATGGTGGCGTTGTTCGCAACAGCGGGCTGCGCCAACGCCTTGAACCAGTACTTCGAGCGCGAGATCGACGCGCAGATGCCGCGGACCGCAAAGAAGCGCCCGCTGCCATCGGGACGACTGAAACCCGGCCAGGCGCTGGCCTTCGCCGTTGGCATTGGCATCCTGGGCGTGGCGCTCTTCGCGATTTTCTTCAACTGGCTCAGCGCCGCCCTCGCCCTGGCGACGATCCTTTTCTACGGCCTCTTCTACACGCTCTACCTCAAGCCTCGCACGCACTTGAACATCGTTATCGGCGGAGCCGCCGGAGCCATGGGGCCCGTGATTGCATGGGCCGCCGCGACGGATGGACTGCACCTGACACCCTGGCTTCTGTTCCTCGTGATCTTCTTCTGGACACCGCCGCATTTCTGGGCGCTGGCCTATTGCCTGAAGGAAGAGTACACTAAGGTCCAGTACCCAATGTTGCCGAACGTGAAAGGCGACACGGAGACTCTTCGTCAAATCTTCATCTACACCGTTCTGATGATTGGGATCACGCTGCTGCTGTGGTTCAGCGGCGTTGGTTTGCTCTACATCGGCGCAGCGATTGTACTCGGCGGCTTCTTCCTGTGGAAGGCAGTCCGGGTGATGCGCCGCCGCGAGCGTCGCGAAGCCTGGGGCCTGTTCGGCTACTCGATCGTCTATCTGCTGCTGCTGTTTGTGGTCATGATGGTCGATGCCGCGTGGACCGTTCGCCCGTGGATGAATCAGTAG
- a CDS encoding HAD family hydrolase: MTPEEARQLMHEWTESEALRVHMESVAACMAAYANRMNPEERDRWIVCGLLHDFDYEKHPTAAEHPFVGVKHLESIGMDRETLDAILGHAEYTGVQRESLMAQSLYAVDELAGFIVACCKVRPDGIESLAPKSVKKKLKDKSFAAAVDRASIQHGAEALGVDITEHIQTCIDAMRAEKERLGL; this comes from the coding sequence ATGACGCCCGAAGAAGCCCGCCAGTTGATGCACGAATGGACCGAAAGCGAAGCCCTTCGCGTTCACATGGAGAGCGTCGCCGCCTGCATGGCTGCCTACGCCAATCGCATGAACCCCGAGGAGCGCGATCGCTGGATCGTCTGCGGACTGCTGCACGATTTCGACTACGAAAAACACCCGACCGCCGCGGAACATCCCTTCGTCGGCGTCAAGCACCTCGAATCGATCGGGATGGATCGCGAAACGCTCGATGCCATCCTGGGGCATGCAGAATACACCGGTGTGCAGCGCGAATCGCTGATGGCCCAGTCGCTTTACGCCGTCGATGAACTCGCCGGCTTCATCGTGGCCTGCTGCAAAGTCCGCCCCGACGGCATCGAATCGCTCGCGCCAAAGAGCGTGAAGAAGAAGCTGAAGGACAAGAGCTTCGCCGCTGCCGTCGACCGCGCCTCGATCCAGCACGGCGCCGAAGCCCTCGGCGTCGACATCACCGAACACATCCAGACCTGCATCGACGCCATGCGCGCCGAGAAGGAACGACTAGGCCTCTAG
- a CDS encoding FAD-dependent oxidoreductase, whose product MTSKPIAIIGAGIAGLAAAVELGRAGLRALMIDRDRVPGGRMTSYRGDGWTVDTGCPFFRLSDHTLLQIIRRIGMGTETLALQDAVGRLTAEGKIERSAEGFGGNRVALRDGMISLFRRWEREVPFIGGVDVGAIRWSTSSHAFLLRDVRTGRVVREPKTFERLEAGGVVLAVPGPEARRISENSRVLAPLAPYLEHVRYMRALSAIFRIPRIDPGFYALAGEEGAPLAWMAFEERKVGGRTMGDSSVLLARPGQKLLEDVFAASDTDALERIYATCRRILPDLAAQPLESILVRWNHAVPVKDADVRIGRGGIPTEPLGLPIALAGDFTAGPRAEFAAQSGVAAAREILRRLKA is encoded by the coding sequence GTGACGTCGAAACCCATTGCGATTATTGGCGCCGGCATTGCCGGACTGGCGGCGGCTGTGGAGTTGGGCCGCGCGGGTCTGCGCGCCCTCATGATCGATCGCGATCGCGTGCCCGGCGGGCGCATGACGAGTTACAGGGGCGACGGTTGGACGGTCGATACCGGCTGTCCGTTCTTTCGGCTCAGCGACCACACGCTGCTTCAGATCATCCGACGTATTGGCATGGGGACGGAGACGTTGGCGCTGCAGGATGCCGTCGGTCGCTTGACCGCGGAGGGCAAGATCGAGCGCTCTGCAGAGGGCTTCGGCGGGAACCGCGTCGCACTGCGGGACGGCATGATCAGCCTCTTCCGCCGCTGGGAGCGCGAAGTCCCGTTCATCGGCGGCGTCGACGTCGGAGCCATTCGCTGGTCCACGTCGAGCCACGCGTTCTTGCTCCGCGACGTGCGCACCGGGCGCGTCGTGCGCGAGCCAAAGACCTTCGAGCGACTGGAAGCGGGCGGCGTTGTTCTGGCCGTGCCCGGGCCCGAAGCGCGCCGCATTTCCGAAAACAGTCGCGTGTTGGCGCCGCTGGCTCCGTATCTCGAACATGTCCGATACATGCGCGCGCTGTCGGCGATCTTCCGCATTCCGCGCATCGATCCAGGGTTCTACGCGTTAGCGGGGGAGGAAGGCGCCCCGTTGGCCTGGATGGCGTTCGAGGAGCGCAAAGTCGGCGGCCGTACCATGGGCGATTCCTCCGTTCTGCTCGCGCGCCCCGGCCAGAAACTGCTCGAAGATGTTTTTGCAGCGAGCGACACCGACGCTTTGGAGCGCATCTACGCCACCTGCCGCCGGATTCTTCCCGATCTTGCCGCGCAGCCGTTGGAGAGCATCTTGGTGCGCTGGAATCACGCCGTGCCCGTGAAGGATGCCGACGTTCGTATTGGTCGCGGCGGCATTCCGACGGAGCCCCTTGGGCTGCCGATTGCCCTGGCGGGCGACTTCACAGCCGGTCCGCGCGCTGAATTCGCCGCCCAGTCCGGCGTAGCCGCCGCGCGGGAAATCCTTCGCCGGCTGAAGGCCTGA
- the carA gene encoding glutamine-hydrolyzing carbamoyl-phosphate synthase small subunit codes for MIARQPALLVLEDGTVFNARSVTGDIDACAEFVFNTAMTGYQEILTDPSYYGQAVVMTYPLIGNTGVNREDIESSAARPWVSGFVMRELTPLASNWRMNQSLDAYLREAGIPAIDGVDTRALVFHLREHGALRGCISTTCKDTEELQRRAQAHPSIDGTDLTQLVTRSAVAEYEPEPDDANRDRPVRHVAAIDFGMKENIRRMLQRQNFKVTVLPATATAADVMATKPDGLFVSNGPGDPAAVTGGIATVRELAVEQKLPTFGICLGHQILGLALGGRSERLRFGHHGANHPVKDMRTGAIEITSQNHNYVVDPKSLDESDIEITHVNLNDDSLEGFAHRRLPIFAIQYHPEAAPGPHDSWYLFERFREKLVASG; via the coding sequence GTGATTGCACGCCAGCCCGCACTTCTCGTCCTCGAGGATGGAACCGTCTTCAACGCCCGCAGCGTCACCGGCGACATCGACGCCTGCGCCGAGTTCGTCTTCAACACCGCCATGACCGGCTACCAGGAAATCCTGACCGATCCGTCGTACTACGGTCAGGCGGTTGTGATGACCTATCCGTTGATCGGCAACACGGGCGTGAACCGCGAGGACATCGAGAGCTCGGCCGCACGGCCGTGGGTATCGGGATTCGTGATGCGCGAACTCACCCCGCTGGCGTCCAACTGGCGCATGAACCAATCGCTGGACGCGTACCTCCGGGAAGCCGGCATTCCCGCCATTGACGGAGTCGATACGCGGGCACTCGTCTTTCATCTGCGCGAGCATGGTGCGCTGCGCGGATGCATTTCCACGACGTGCAAGGACACCGAAGAGCTGCAGCGCCGCGCGCAGGCACATCCCTCGATCGATGGCACGGACCTGACGCAATTGGTCACGCGTTCCGCGGTGGCCGAGTACGAACCGGAGCCCGACGATGCTAATCGCGACCGTCCTGTTCGACACGTTGCAGCGATCGACTTCGGCATGAAGGAGAACATCCGCCGAATGCTGCAGCGCCAGAATTTCAAGGTCACAGTGCTACCCGCGACGGCGACGGCCGCGGATGTGATGGCGACGAAGCCCGACGGCTTGTTCGTTTCAAACGGTCCCGGCGATCCGGCCGCCGTGACGGGCGGAATCGCCACCGTGCGTGAGCTCGCCGTGGAGCAGAAGCTCCCTACCTTCGGCATCTGCCTCGGTCACCAGATTCTCGGTCTCGCGCTCGGAGGACGCAGCGAACGGCTGCGCTTCGGCCATCACGGCGCGAATCATCCCGTGAAAGACATGCGAACCGGCGCGATCGAGATCACTTCGCAGAACCACAACTACGTTGTCGATCCAAAGAGCCTCGACGAAAGCGACATCGAGATCACGCACGTGAACCTGAATGACGATTCGCTCGAAGGCTTCGCACACCGCCGTCTGCCGATCTTCGCGATCCAGTACCACCCCGAAGCCGCCCCCGGCCCGCACGACAGTTGGTATTTGTTCGAGCGCTTCCGGGAGAAGCTAGTGGCTAGTGGCTAG